One region of Polypterus senegalus isolate Bchr_013 chromosome 11, ASM1683550v1, whole genome shotgun sequence genomic DNA includes:
- the mus81 gene encoding crossover junction endonuclease MUS81 — protein MSSNSEPVKYGRKKTVPACPNPLFLMWLTELRDAAAENKTKMQYVYQKAISSLKKYPLPLKNGKEAKILQNFGDGICKILDDKLAQYYAENGQDAPIHTVSVDNLTVGQEKCKKTKNPAMATAPTDEALVMLSSNSPEEDGPSPSKKKVLCKSRKGRPYVPQKRSGGYAVLLALYQDFQKVGSKGFLTKAELQREAQPLCDKSFTVPELGTRYTAWSSVSTLIQKDFVLKTNNPARYSLTKNGLELARKLLMNEENTSNVKILESSQKNGSEQMETVDLAEEEETDEMNIMSRALKGEGTEYGQSSDLRETSNLCTTQDGIPALQTLNVPHVHVPEFTLKPGCFDIILCVDFIETTGGSSARKQELVTELKRNGVNFDVRKLHVGDFLWVAREKVNFVPGQLRAPQPRELVLDYIVERKRMDDLCGSIIDGRFREQKFRLKRCGLKKPIYLVEDCGSAQHLSLPESTLQQAIVNTQVVDNFFIKQTKDVRESAAYLTIMTRYLQSLYMNKTLMSCFKEELKYEQIFPPSSQSCIFMTFMEFNEGAMKNKAQTVKEVFARQLMQISGISGDKAVAILNNYSTPSRLLEAYKECATEQAQEKLLSGIKYGKLQRNIGPALSKTISQLYCTMGPLS, from the exons ATGTCATCCAACTCAGAACCCGTAAAATATGGACGTAAGAAAACGGTACCAGCATGTCCGAATCCTCTGTTCCTTATGTGGTTGACAGAGCTTAGAGATGCTGcagcagaaaataaaacaaagatgcaGTATGTTTACCAGAAG GCCATCAGCTCACTAAAAAAATATCCACTTCctctgaaaaatggaaaagaagcAAAAATCCTTCAGAATTTTGGAGATGGGATTTGCAAAATTTTAGATGACAAACTGGCTCAGTATTATGCAGAAAATG GTCAGGATGCTCCAATTCACACTGTAAGTGTGGACAACTTAACAGTTGGgcaggaaaaatgtaaaaagacaaaGAATCCAGCAATGGCTACTGCTCCAACAGATGAAGCATTAGTCATGTTGTCATCTAATAGCCCAGAAGAAGATGGTCCTTCTCCTTCT AAGAAAAAAGTTCTTTGCAAAAGCAGAAAAGGCAGACCCTATGTTCCCCAGAAACGTTCTGGAGGCTATGCTGTTTTACTGGCTCTTTATCAGGACTTTCAG aaaGTTGGTAGCAAAGGATTTCTTACCAAGGCAGAGCTCCAACGGGAAGCCCAACCTCTGTGTGATAAATCCTTCACTGTG cCTGAGCTTGGCACTAGGTATACAGCCTGGTCTTCAGTAAGTACACTAATCCAGAAGGACTTTGTCCTGAAGACTAATAACCCAGCAAG ATACTCTCTGACAAAGAATGGCCTGGAGCTAGCTAGAAAACTGCTGATGAATGAGGAAAATACAAGTAATGTCAAAATCCTTGAATCTTCACAAAAGAATGGGAGTGAACAAATGGAAACTGTAGATCTTGCAGAGGAAGAAGAAACTGatgaaatgaatataat gAGCAGAGCTTTAAAAGGTGAAGGTACTGAATATGGGCAGAGTAGTGATCTTAGAGAGACGAGCAATCTGTGCACCACTCAAGATGGAATTCCAGCTTTGCAGACTTTGAATGTGCCTCATGTTCATGTGCCTGAGTTTACATTGAAACCTGGTTGTTTCGACATTATTCTCTGTGTGGATTTCATTGAAACCACTGG AGGATCCAGTGCAAGGAAGCAAGAGTTGGTGACAGAGCTGAAGAGAAATGGTGTGAATTTTGATGTAAGGAAGTTGCATGTTGGAGACTTTTTGTGGGTTGCACGGGAGAAAGTGAATTTTGTGCCTG GTCAGTTGCGTGCCCCCCAGCCCCGTGAACTAGTCCTTGATTATATTGTTGAACGCAAGCGAATGGATGACTTGTGTGGAAGTATCATTGATGGGCGCTTTCGTGAACAGAAG TTTAGACTGAAGAGATGTGGGTTAAAGAAACCAATCTATCTGGTTGAAGACTGTGGCTCTGCACAGCACCTCAGCTTGCCTGAAAGTACATTACAGCAGGCAATAGTGAACACACAG GTGGTTGataattttttcattaaacaaactAAGGATGTCAGAGAGTCTGCAGCTTATCTGACAATTATGACCAGATACCTTCAAAGCTTGTATATG AACAAGACTCTCATGAGCTGTTTCAAGGAAGAGTTGAAGTATGAGCAGATCTTTCCTCCTTCAAGCCAATCTTGTATCTTCATGACATTCATGGAATTTAATGAAGGAGCTATGAAGAACAAG GCACAGACTGTGAAGGAGGTATTTGCTCGTCAACTTATGCAGATCAGTGGGATTTCGGGAGATAAAGCAGTTGCAATTTTGAATAATTACAGTACTCCATCCAG GCTTCTTGAAGCCTACAAAGAGTGTGCCACTGAGCAAGCTCAAGAAAAACTCCTTTCTGGTATCAAATATGGCAAACTTCAAAG GAATATTGGACCAGCACTTAGCAAGACCATATCACAGCTATACTGCACCATGGGACCTCTGTCTTAA